The sequence CGCGGCACCGTCCGCCAAGGCGCAGATTGTATGCAATTCTATTTGCTTCGTAAGCTCCCACAGCATGTCTATCTCGTGCACCTCCGCGTTACCCTCCGCGAATCTGCGAAGGATTATGATGCGATAAGGTCGAGAGAGaggtaaataattttctgcaaaataagTTAACCGTCGTAAACCCCTACCTTTTCAATATCTTGTACATCCAACTGATGCCTTCGCGGCAGGGCGTGCACTGCCCGCAGGACTCGTGCTTGTAGAAGCTTATCAAACGAGTAATAGCCTTAATTATATCCGTCTGTTTGTTCATCACGATTACTGCGGCCGTGCCGAACGAGCTTTGCACCCTGACGAGATCATCGAAGTCCAGCAACACGGTGTCGCACACACTGAAAGAGACATTTCGACATCTCGTGATTTTCGGAACgatggatcgatcgatcgtgaaGAATCGTTTACCTCTTAGGAATGACGGGAGTCGAGGAACCTCCGGGAATCACGCCCAGTAAATTATCCCACCCCCCGATCACGCCGCCGGCGTGTATCTCGATCAGCTCCTTCAAGGGGATGGACATTTCCTCCTCGACGGTGCATGGCTTGTTCACGTGGCCGGAAATGTTGTAGAGCTTGGTTCCGTGGTTACGCGGGCGCCCGAATGAGGCAAACCACGCTCCGCCCCGGCGGCAAATTGTCTGCGCAAACAATATCACTGCGATAAATTAAATCCCTCGCGTTGTGTCATCatttaaatcgcaaaaaagatCGCCGGATCAGTTTCGGGGATACGTACAGGCGCCACTGCTACCGTCTCGACGTTGGTGACGGTCGTCGGACACCCGAACACGCCGACGTCAGCCGGGAACGGTGGTTTCAGCCTCGGCTTGCCCTGCTTGCCCTCGATGGACTCGATGAGAGCGGTCTCCTCGCCGCAGATGTACGCGCCTGCTCCCCGTTGCACGTAAATGTCGAAGTCGTAACCGGAGCCGCAGGCATCCTTGCCGATCAGACCGGCCTGATAAGCCTCGGCTATGGCGACTTGCATGTTGGACGCCTCGTTGTAAAATTCACCGCGGATGTAGATGTACGCAGCGCAGGCTCCCATGGCTCGACCAGCGATCAAGCAGCCCTCCACGAGCTTGTGCGGATCGTGACGCAAGATCTCGCGGTCCTTGCACGTGCCCGGCTCACCCTCGTCACCGTTGACTACCAGGTACTTGGGCCTGCCATCGGACGGTTTGTTCATGAAAGACCACTTCATTCCAGAGGGGAAACCAGCTCCACCGCGCCCTCTTAAACCAGAGATCTTGATCTCGTTGATGATCCAATCGGCGCCCTTGTGAAGTATCTCCTTGGTCTTGTACCAGTCGCCACGGCTCATGGCACCCTTCAGTCGCCAGTCATGTCTGCCGTACAGGTTCGTGAAGATGCGATCCTGATCAGCCAGAGGTGCACCTCTTTTCTGGAATAGAAAATAAGAAGATAGCACAGGGATGTTACCTtggataacaatttttatctgCTCTAGCAACACTTTCTAGAAAACGTGTAAActgaaaagttttaaaaagaaagggagaggaaaGAAGCAAAGTGCAGGAAGTGTCGCTGAATGAATGAGCTCTCGGTGTCCAGGTCGAGCCTTACCTTTCCCTCCGGAGCGGCATCGGCAAATGTTCTCTGCTGCTGGTTGCTCAAACTCGATCCGAGGAGACCTTTAAATAGTGCAAATGTTATTTCATTACATAACCTCGTCGCGTTTAAATATGTCGCGGTAGGCGAGGCGGCGTACTCAAAGATACGCTCGTCCGCCGTTCTCGTCGTCGGCACTGGTGGCGATTCGCGACGATCCACGCACTCCGGATGACAAGCAGAAGCTGGAAAACTCACCCAATTGTCTCCTCGGGACCTGAAAACAACGCACTATAGCGCCTGCCATTTCGCAGGTATCCGTATCTGTTCGGCGGTGCAGCTCGGTGCAGCTGACTGGGGGCGCGTCAGACGTCAGACGTTCCCTCGGTCAGCAAAGCAATCGCAACTATCAACTATCgatatctttattatatcCTCGCGCAGATAAATGCAAAATTCATAtcttaaaattgcaatttgaaAGGCGACTCTTGCACTAATCGAATGATTTGCTATCTCATTTGTGCAATTCCGACATTTTTAACTGCTCCCATTcctgataaattatttctacgCACTTGAAGTTTTATCGTACACTCTTGAAATAattcttcccttttttctctGTCTGCTACGTTTATTTCTGGAAGACGAAATGTCGAAGAAAGTCGATTCAAATATACCTCGATCGCCGGACGCCGCTGGATCGCCATGGTGGCACGATCTAGTGACGGAGCGCTCAACTACGCGAAGCGCCGATTGAATACGTGTACCTCGCTGTTTTGTCGCTCAAAGTCCACGGATTGTCACCTGGTGCGCACACGGTGCACGAACCGCTGTGCTATCGTGGCTCGTTAAAGGTCGGCCTGTGTGACGGCGGTCGATTAAACGAGGCGATGGGACGCGGACGTGACACGTGGAACCCCGGGCAGTGTTGATCCTGAATCATCGATCCTACGAGGGTAATTCTGTCTTCGTCATCTTGAAGGATTCCAAAGGCACGCATAATTGTGCGAAGCTAGACGACGACATCGAATTCACGCCGTCATGCCCTCCAGAAGGAGCAAGGGTGGCCTCCTGGCCAGGGTGAACTTTCCCCTTTACACACTGCAAATGCTTACCAGCAGGCATATCCTGGTGGGCGGTGGAGGCGGCTCCTCCAAGACTGGAGTTGCCAACGGATTTGTAAGTTGATAAATGAGTATCTCTTACTCTTGCACGATTCTTGCATCAGAATGTTAAAAGGACCGACGGATTATCTTAATTGCATTTAACGTTTTTGGCATTGACAGTTTAGTTTGATAAGAAGGAGACTGATGTCAGACACGATTGCTCACGTTGTAGGAAATTTTTGAGTTGTCACACAATGGGACGCATTTCATCGCTGAGGAAGTAACCAGACATGAGACGGGTCCCAGCGTAGTTATGAACTGTGCCTCGCACAACAATGGCAAGAAAACGTGGATAGTTGCTGGTCAAGAAAGCCACTGTCAATTGTACAATGTGAATCCTAAAGTGGTGACTTTGGAGAACGGCGAATTGATCAAAGGCCCGGCAGCAGCGACTAATAAGGATGGTCTTAGACATAGAAGGAACAGCGAGAAGGTCGAGGAGGCTCAGTCGCAGAAGGAGAGGATAGAGGAAATCAAAGACGACAATTCCAACGTCAAGAGCAAGAAGTTGCAGTTGGTTCTTAAACCTGCTGACAGCGTGCAAACGGCATTTGGGTAAGACGCACGTGGTTTACCACGACTTACATCTCAAACAGCAGCGCACTGATCATTAACGAGAGTCCTTTCGCTTGCAGCAACGGTGAACCTTTGCAAAGAGTCGTCCGAGTGAGCTCGCACGGAAAGATCATGGCCACGGGCGGCACGGACGGCAGAGTCAGACTATGGCGATTCCCACAGTTGCAGAAACTGTATGACCTCGACGCGCACGGGAAGGAGATAGACGATCTAGATTTCAGCCCTGACAGCAATCTGCTGGTGAGCATCGCCAAGGATGGAAAGGCCTTCCTGTGGAACGTGAACGATGGCACGAGAGACCGCGAGCTCACCTGGACGCCGCAGGACGGCACGAAGTACATGTACAAGAGGTGTCGGTTCAGAAAAGTCGCGGAGGATAAAACGCGAATCGACCTGTTCGTGCTGTCCAACGCCGTCGTGGCGAAGAACCCTAGCTTCCTGCAGCTGTGGGATGCACACGCTGGAACGATCGTCCGATCGGCCGCCTACAGGGAGACCCTGTCGGCGTTGGCGGTCTCCGACGACGGCAAATTCGTGGCCGTCGGCACGATGTTCTCGGGCAGCGTCGACATATTCGTCGCGTTCAGTCTGAGGAAGGCGCTCCATGTACCCGGCGCGCACAGCATGTTCGTGACCGGCCTGGAATTTCTACCTACCAAGCTCGACGGCCCGGCGATTACCAGCAATACGGAAACCGCGGTAGTCAGCATCTCCGTGGACAATAGGATCTGCGTGCACAGTATACCATTTAGACGTAAGTGTTTTGTTGTGcaatttatgcaatttttataaagcaatttttaataataatgtaattaataattaataatttattaataagttttattttataaagcaaATAATTATGCGATAGAATTTTGTAAGGTGCTGTTAGTTACTAAGTTCATCTCGAATGTTACAGACACACTGCCATTCTGGTTCGTCATCATACTGATCGCCTTATGCATATGCGGTGCTTTCATCCTCTGCAGTTATCTTGGCATATGACCCGAAATGTGCGACCGGGGCGATAAAGCAGGACGTCTTTTCCTGATGTCACTATAGATAATTAATACGATTATGAGCGATCGAATTCAAGGCAAATGCAGTGTACTCGGCATGCAACGCACGATTCACTTGGACGATTTACGGACACTAAACGATAAACGCTCGAGGACTTTACGTGTACGGGCGGTGCGTAGAAGTCTTATAAGATAAGAGCAGGTACGCAGCATTGCATTGACATATATGGCATAATTGGCTACTAAAACGAGTGCAAAGTATCGGAAAGTTATTGTAATCGCACGGTATCATAGGACAAATATTTGCGGATTGTTTGGTAATTAAGATCGCTCGTTAGCGTATAGTTGAATTAATTGCTGTACAcctacatacacacatacacacacacatacatacacacacagcaGCAGCAGATCTTCAGGATGCAATTTAGGATATAGGTACGACGTCGTGGTGCTACTGTGATAAACGAGTGAACTATGTTGCACCGGAGTGCTTCCAACGGATTCGAGGGGCCGCACCACTAGCACATTGATGTACATAGATTAcgttttatcgatttttaacGCCAAAGGAAGAATCGAAGCGCGCGCCGCCACGATTCTTCCACTAGCCGTACGGATAGCGGGTTGATCGCACGTAATTGGTTTCATTTAAAATGGTAATGCGAAATCTGTTGCTCATAGTTGCATTTATATGTTACCGACTCCCACATcattcttcctcttctcctgAGGGAAAACAGCGTTTCCTGGTTGTGCTTTCTCTGTAAAACATGACAAATGGTGAACAAACTAAACACTATTTGTATCGATCGACGACACTGCACGGTTAGCATCAATCGCTATTAGATTTCGCAAAGTGATCTCGTGAATATTATTTAGTTAGGGCGTTTCCCAagttttatcgaaattctgtATTTTTCACCGCGCACGGTCAGTTTTATTCCGCATTTGCAAAATCGTTCCGTCTAATTGCCGAGGTTTGTTcgaataaatgtatatgtgtatagaTTATTCGCGAATAACGGAAACTTTCTGCGCAACCGGTTTGCAAGGCGTCAACGGCATCATGGATAATAAATGATTGCATAATTACATAATcgatatctatctatctatgtCTTCGCTAGCTATTCTCGCCTTTCATAAGCCTCGGAGGTTGCGAAACAAGCGCACGAGGCAGAAGAATGGAGCAACAGTCGTATCTTTCTAATGTCGCGATAATGAAATTGGTCAGCCAGGGGCATTAGAGATacgtatggaattatttcccCGTATGAACGGAATATGAGCCAGGTGGAATGTCGTCCGAAATCGAAAGGGGCCTCCGGGTCAGAACTGACATTCCACGCCCCACCTATTAGACGCCGCGTGGCAGTTCGAAGCGCGATGAGAAAGAGACATGATTGCAACGTACGAGAAAAGAAAGTTTCGATTTCTGATGCTCGAAGAACACGCGAGAGAAATTGATGCGCTCGCACATCGAATCACGTTGGtctgtaaatttatttcttcatgtGCTAAGAGTACATTGAATCGGGGTGCGGATAATCTGAAGTAAGGGGGATAAAGCGTCTTTATGCGCTCCTTATGCAATCTTTCTGACAGTCGAAATGAAACGTAATTCTTATTTGCTTTTTGTACGTACAGTttttattgagaaatattttaaggatACTAAAAATTACTTAGACTCTCGCGCGTCGCTTAAATCCTAGAGAGTACATGTCCAAAGAGGCGCGGGATGGTGTGTTCAGCTTCTGTCTCTCGCTTCGTCAGCCGCGAGAAAGCTCTGTCCGTAACGCGCGCCTCCAGAAAACAACGAGGACGAGGATCAGGAGGGCAAGGATCCGGTGGATATGTACAAGTGGGACGTCTGCTACGGAACCACCTCGTTCCCGACGGACGTCGATTCCTTGGCAGCCGTCGACGCCGCTCGCGAACGAGCTCGTTCCCGTTTCGCGGGCAGAAAGAAATAAGAGCGACGTCCTGCTTTTTCCCGCGAGTTTCATCGGCGATCGTGCGGCGATGGCGTTTtcctcgagagagagagagaaagagagagagagagagatacacgCGACCATCCTCACCGCGATCACAGGCGGCGGTGTGTTTTACCGATACactaatttacataaataataatgacagcCGAGCCGGACTCGGAGAAACGGCGCGGCACGCGGCATTCTTGGCGTTTCCTTCAAAAGTAAAAGAGTTTCTCTACATTCGTACACACGACTCGATCTCCCTCCGACCAGGTGACGCTTTCTAATCGCGATAAGACGACTCTGAGATCGTCCGAGATCTTGCGCCTCGACAcaccccgccgccgccgattgCTTTCTCCGCGTCTTTCTCCGTCTTCCAGAGCCGTGCTCTTGAGTCTCTGGCTGGCCGAGATCGATGGCGCGCGATTTCCGTGTTACTTGATAATGTATGACGTCGCGGATGATCGGCGTCGCTTCCGACATCCTTATCAGCGACCGACCGCTCGAAGAAATCGGATCGCGCTGCCGATCGACGCGGCATTGCTCGTTTCATGGACGACGGATCACTTCTTCACGGAGAAACCGTCGCCGGTCGGGTCCAGCAACCACGGATAGTTGTTGGGGCACTCCATGCAGGTGAAAAGACGCAGAGTTTCGCCGGGCAGCTCCCTGGTAGTCAGGGGACAGGCGTTGGGCAGCGAGCAGTAGGGCAAACCCTTCTCGTCGCAGGTCTCCTTCCAGTCCTGGAAGTCTCTGAGCGCGGAGAGCTCAGTCGGCTGTTGCATCCACTTGATCACCTGACGAAACGAAAACGAAACGTGAAACATGGTGCATTACGTTACTGTACTATACACAATAATCAAAGGCCGCAGCACTCTAGAAAATTGCAGGATCAATTTCTCACCTGAACCATGGTAACGAAGTATACGTCACTCCTGGCGATCATCTCCTCGATGAACTTGATCAGCTCCTCCTTGTATTCCTTCTTGCTCTTTAACCAGGACGCGTGGAAGTGCAGGCCAAGTGGCGCCCTGTTGCTGTTGAAGTGTCTGTTGAAGTTGTGCCTGAGCAGCCGGGCGAACTGCTCGCCGGTCTGAATGTTGGAGCACGAGTCAACCATGTGGCAACCAGGCAGGGACTCGTCGAAGGTGGGGTCGTCTCTGCGATCCAACTCATTCATCACCATTTCCCAGACCGGATGCGACCTGGACGGACAGTTACCACCGTTGCCATTGCAACGATGTGGCATCCGGAAGTAGAGGGTATACGGCCAGATGGGTACTCGTCCCAGGGACGCCGTGATGGACGCATCGTACACGAAGAACTGGTCGGCCATCATCTCGAACTGTTTGTTACCGCCAACCCTGAGATAAGGAGCGCGCATGCCAATGATGGAGCCGTCAGTGATGTTGGCGAAGCGCTCGATAATCAACCTGGCGCCAGCCATCTCCGCCAGCCAATCGTCGTAGGTGCCCTGACTCCAATACTGCGGATCCTCCTTGTGGGTCAACGAGAACACTGCGATCTCGTGGCCGCGTCGATGCAAGTCCTGGACAGCCGAGTAGTTGGTGTACTTGTGCGAGACGAAGAAGGTACCGCGGATCTGGCAGCCGTTCGGATTCTGTCGCTGCCCGTTAAAGACCTCCTCGTACAGGTCAATGTTGTCGACATTCACAGCGCCGTTGAACGTGATCGTGATCATCTGCGGCACTTGTTGGGGATCGATGTTGCCGGGGATGCGAGTGCCATCAGCCGAGCAGTAGCAGTCGGGCAGCACGCATTGCGTGGGATCGCAGTCTGGTGCACGATTGGGATCGGTCTCCACAGCTGTAACGCGATTAAGAACATCGCGATGTAGGTGTGGGAGATTCTCTTGTGCGGTAAAAATTGCATGTTTAAGGATATGTTGACGCCTTCCAAGACTCCAACGCTGGAGTCAACGCAGAGAATTAATATAAGTTCACATGAATGAGATTGGAGCACTGATACGCCTCGATAATTACACCCGACAACTCTCGCGCGATTCGGGCTACAATCTAAATCTGGAATCGACTTATCCGTCACTCGATCGCAACGAGCGAACGTGATACGTTGCGACACTTACTGCAGGCGTTCTCGTCGGACTCGTCCTTGCAGTCGGGCTTGCCATTACAGAAGAGCTCCTTGTCGACGCACTCGCCGTTACCGCATGACAACTTCCCCTCTGGGCAGACGGGCTCGTCGGTCTTGAGGATGGGCAAGACCTTACGCGGCTCTGCAAAACGCAATTCCTGTTAGAACACGTGACCGCTCATCCCGCCAATTGGCTACCAGTTGAGCTAGCGAGCTGCTGCTACAAAACTCCATCAAAGGTCAACGGGATGACCATAGCGCCCAGTACGATGACATATCAATCTCATCAGTTAATAGACGTTAATTCACGTAGATCAGTTAATTGATAACGGACAGTTTCCCCCATTGGGGTTCAACTGTGATTCAAATTAACGTCGTTAATTGGCCAAGGCAAGTGAAAGATTTCGTAATAGGCACTTTATGACCAGGTACCAAACACTGCGCGGATGTTCTTATTGCAATTGGTGCTCTACACGATTCGTGTGACCAGCTACAGGTGTAATCAAGGCCCGAAAAATGCCACTGTCTCCcattcatttatttacacCGATCAACGCAGCAGCGTAGGAACTACTGTCGCTCTACTTGCGTGGACTTGGGGAGCACAGAGAGACAAAGTCGAAATGAAACCGGCAAGCTGAAAGAGCCGTGCTGAATTAATTCGCGTCACCCAATTCCGCAGTCTACCTCGTCACCTTAGCAAACAGCAACGTCGCATATTCGCTCTATATACTTttgcggtggcggtggcggaaaatgtatatgtacaaaGAACTCGAAAGGGATGGGGGGGACTTTTTGAGTTTTCGTGATTTTCCCAGAGAGAAGAAAACACTTTGGCAAACGCGCTCGTTCCTACGCCACTGCCCACCGAAATGGGCTCTTTCTCATTTTGGTCCTCCATCGGAATGGCTTTCGTTTCGTCTCGTTTGTCGTCGTTCCTTCTGTCTATTTTCGTCGTCAGTCCTCTCGTCCTTTTTCTATACTTTTCGCCCGCTACGAGAAGTGTGCATGTCGTCGTTCGGTCAACACGTAGCTCTTCGTTCTACTGTCCACGAAAGATAAACGTGCGTGTCTCGTCCTGCAATCTCCCTAGTGAATCTCGCAGGAGGAGTGTTTGCCTTTCAACCCGATGGTGAAGGGGTCGAGAATAAACTGTGTCTCGACAGTTGTCTGCCTCGTCGACTGGCAGCGATGCACGCAAACTTGTTTGTTATTCGTGTGTATGAAAAAGTGACAGGAAGtatgaagagaaagagagagagagagcgagataaagatgagttttgagagTGTGTTGGTACGAGCGAAacgaaagagagcgagaataATCGTTGGGAAGTAGAGAAGAAATTAGAATGCAAGTGAAAGAGTAATTAGAAGAGTATGAAGCAGCGTGAGCGCAAGGGATTAATTGGCTGTATCTGGCGATGTCGAGTAACGCGCTTTTCAGAATTGATCGATGACCAGCGATTTTAAATTTGATGCGTCAAAATCACCCAACTCTTTTCTTTACGTTTGTCTTTGTATTTTTCGCATTGGCCGACCGTAATAATCGAGAGAAAGTGTGCGGCATCCTGTGCACCCGTATCAAATGCCAACGGATTGCGATAGATCGAGAGTACGGAAATGGAATTGCGAGAATATCCCGTAGTCGTGTTCCGTCGTCCTCCAGTCGCGAAACGAGGATTAACAGCGAAAGAAGAGTCCTTCAGTCGCTGACAGATTAACGGCCGAGCTgatcgcgcgcgtaatttcCAGATTTCAGTGGTAAAAGCGAGCCGGCAAGATTGCCGCCGGCCGAGCAGCGAGGAGCTCCCGTAAGGAGGCCAGATCGTCGAAGCGAAACCGATCTGGatacagagagaaagatcgGCGAGCGCACACGTGCAACCTCGTACCTGGAGCGAACGTTAGGGGAAAGGGGGGAGCGTTAGAAAAATGTTAGAAAATCATTGCGTGCCAATGTTGACTCGTACGAATCGCAGAGGGATTGTGACATTTAAAATTTGCAACGGCGGCAATGTGGCGCACTTGATGCAAACTGGCGATCGCGGGTTGTTCAGCTTTTGATTTATGAACTGGCGAGTGTGGTGGCGCGTTGCATTCTTCAAGAGCTTAACTAATTACTGGAATTAATTCGTTCGACATGGAGCTCGAGGTGGAAACGCTTCGCCGGCGTCGGCAGAACACAGTGaatgaaattacattttgaaaCGTGTGCGAAAAAATCGCTGCGGGGGGGAGATTATCGATGCACGAGTTGCGAAATGTgattttgcaaattctacGCGCGTGTTTGCGCAAACCGCTTCGCGATGATCTTTCACGATGTACCGAAATTCATTTATGTGCGATCGTTTCAGAGGCTGTGACTTAAAAATAAACGGTTTCAACATGGAAATTGAAATGTGGCTGATACTCACGCGGGAGATATGTATCTCATTACCACGTACCGCCGCTCACGAGGGAATAGAACGCGGAAGCGTAATGGCCTTCCGCATATGCATTGGCACGCAATTTGGCATTAATCATTGGACGATGTTAAGCTAACAACGAGTCTGTTGAAAATTGGAATTGGACGAAACCGCAAATAAAATACCTCATTTACATTCAATTAAATCCTACAAAGTCCcgcaaattattctgcataaaATTGCTTTTCTCTGTTACAGGTATAAAAAAGGTCCTCtgacaaaagaaatttctgatattattacaaaagaaCTAACTAATCGATATACTCATGGAACACTTGACGATTGTTTTATTAGTTCAAGTGACGAAGGATGATTCTGGTCAGACTAGAGCTTGAAATCGAGCGAGAACGTCAGCTTTTTCGCCCAGTTCCATTGGGAAGCGTAACTCTGTTAGTTCGCACACGATGAATCGTGGAAGTTGCAAGGGAGAACAGGGGGATAGCGATTTTTTCGAGAGAACGAAACCGGGTTAGCCGCTCGCGTGGCGCCCGATGTTTCGCGATCGCTAGCGTCTCCGAAATGTTTCTCGTTGTTCGTTGTTGGGCTTTCCGTTCGCACTTTCGCTGAAAATCGAAACCAGTCCCATCGAGCCGCGGCGCCGCGTCTCGGAACGAAAGTGGTTGGGCGAGAGACCGCGCGCGAGTAAGCAACGTCTCTCGAAAGTATCGGGATCCGGGCGTTTTCGATCGTTAATCGCACCGCTGAAAGTACAGGTCCCCGTCGAGGGGACAATTTCGCGTCGAATCCCCGTCGCTATGTTAATGCGCGCTTTCCGGTTTAATGGCATCACCCGCCGCTGGAAAGTTTCGCATAGTTGGCTTTTTTCGATCCTCGCAGCTTACGTAAGCGGCCAATTGCGTAATTGTCTCGAATATCTCGATTAAGAAATGATTTCTTATTGATAACACTGTTCAAcaaaaaatcactttttttcgaacaccggaacgagactagtcgtttcttatagttttttggatgctgaacacgaattcggtttccaaattgctccatcacgtcacaattttgagaaatttgcacttaaaggtataaaaaagggctattttgacgaatttcatcatattatagctacaaaatgtgacgtgctggagaagtttaattacaatgaaaataaagtatgttgtTAAGACTTTCAATCctcaaaaggaatttttggtGTCGGTTATGGTTCATAAGATATCCATGGTTATATATGGAGTATATGAGAATACAAATAACTTGGGTCAGTTTAGTTCGCGTCTTGCCGCTAGATGTTGCCCTGTGATACATACTCGcatttaaaaatcataaaccgagagtatatataaatgttcttaACTTGGAAGCATTCTGCTTTTACAgcttaaaagttaattatattagataaatgGCACTTAGCGACAAAACGCGAACTAACAGAAGAGAACCCGTGATTTATTCTTAGATTGAGTTTACAATGACACGAACATGTAAATATTCTCCAGATTTTTTTTgtcagcgacttaaaaaacaCTTAAGTCACAGTTAACTTCTCTAACAATACACCTCATATTTAAccataaatatcttatgaaccataaccgacaccaaaaattccttttgagGATTGAAAGTCCTaataacatactttattttcattgcatttaaacttctccagcacgtcacattttgtagctataatatgatgcaattcgtcaaaatagccctttttgcatctttaattgcaaatttctcaaaattgtgacgtgatggagcaatttggaaaccggattcgtgttcagcatccaaaaaactataagaaacgaCTAGTCTCGTTCCGGTGTTTTTTGTTTGTTGAGCTGTGTAATTGAGTAACGCGCTTGTCGGGACATCGATCGGCGACGCCGGAAATCCCGCCGGGATTTGCCACCCGAGAACGAATTTCGAAAAGTCGGCTCTACGCTCTTCAGCCTCGGAGACGCTCTCGGGATCGCTACGCATCGTGAACGCGACTCTCGCGAAAGACGATCATGCGTTAGTACTAATGAATACGAATGGTGCGTGCTACGTTGCGAGCCTACGAGGGGATCGGCGATCCACCGGCCGCACGATGCTGCGGCCGCCATCGCCAATCCTCCGACTTACTCTCGAGCTTGTCACAGTTGGTGACTTTGCCCTTCCAGTCGCAGGTCTGTTTGTCCACGTCAAAGGCCAGTCCGCTGGGGCACGTGATTTGCTTCAGGCCGGACCTTGTACACCTGCCGGAGCCGGGACAGAAAACAAAAAGGGTGCCTGCGTGAGTCTAGGCGGGGAAAAAGACGTAACGTTCGCTTACTCTCGAGTTGATCGCAGTTCTTCACGTTCGTCTTCCAGTCGCAGGTCTGCCGCTCGATGTCGAACGCGAGACCCGTGGGACACCGCACCGTAGCCAGCCTGGTCACTCCGATCTCGGTCGCTTTGTCGCACCTAGGATCATTCCCACATCGAGAACGGTTCCTCGCA comes from Ooceraea biroi isolate clonal line C1 chromosome 8, Obir_v5.4, whole genome shotgun sequence and encodes:
- the LOC105275636 gene encoding NADH dehydrogenase [ubiquinone] flavoprotein 1, mitochondrial; amino-acid sequence: MAGAIVRCFQVPRRQLGLLGSSLSNQQQRTFADAAPEGKKRGAPLADQDRIFTNLYGRHDWRLKGAMSRGDWYKTKEILHKGADWIINEIKISGLRGRGGAGFPSGMKWSFMNKPSDGRPKYLVVNGDEGEPGTCKDREILRHDPHKLVEGCLIAGRAMGACAAYIYIRGEFYNEASNMQVAIAEAYQAGLIGKDACGSGYDFDIYVQRGAGAYICGEETALIESIEGKQGKPRLKPPFPADVGVFGCPTTVTNVETVAVAPTICRRGGAWFASFGRPRNHGTKLYNISGHVNKPCTVEEEMSIPLKELIEIHAGGVIGGWDNLLGVIPGGSSTPVIPKSVCDTVLLDFDDLVRVQSSFGTAAVIVMNKQTDIIKAITRLISFYKHESCGQCTPCREGISWMYKILKRFAEGNAEVHEIDMLWELTKQIELHTICALADGAAWPVQGLIRHFRPEIEARLKKEKVAASS
- the LOC105275635 gene encoding prolactin regulatory element-binding protein; this encodes MPSRRSKGGLLARVNFPLYTLQMLTSRHILVGGGGGSSKTGVANGFEIFELSHNGTHFIAEEVTRHETGPSVVMNCASHNNGKKTWIVAGQESHCQLYNVNPKVVTLENGELIKGPAAATNKDGLRHRRNSEKVEEAQSQKERIEEIKDDNSNVKSKKLQLVLKPADSVQTAFGNGEPLQRVVRVSSHGKIMATGGTDGRVRLWRFPQLQKLYDLDAHGKEIDDLDFSPDSNLLVSIAKDGKAFLWNVNDGTRDRELTWTPQDGTKYMYKRCRFRKVAEDKTRIDLFVLSNAVVAKNPSFLQLWDAHAGTIVRSAAYRETLSALAVSDDGKFVAVGTMFSGSVDIFVAFSLRKALHVPGAHSMFVTGLEFLPTKLDGPAITSNTETAVVSISVDNRICVHSIPFRHTLPFWFVIILIALCICGAFILCSYLGI
- the LOC105275634 gene encoding uncharacterized protein LOC105275634 isoform X1, which gives rise to MSPKLIFLLGSLCLLAGTQVRAQDEEGGDGLDANAEELCQDRPGDEYFRLSVEGDCRDVVRCDKATEIGVTRLATVRCPTGLAFDIERQTCDWKTNVKNCDQLEKPRKVLPILKTDEPVCPEGKLSCGNGECVDKELFCNGKPDCKDESDENACTVETDPNRAPDCDPTQCVLPDCYCSADGTRIPGNIDPQQVPQMITITFNGAVNVDNIDLYEEVFNGQRQNPNGCQIRGTFFVSHKYTNYSAVQDLHRRGHEIAVFSLTHKEDPQYWSQGTYDDWLAEMAGARLIIERFANITDGSIIGMRAPYLRVGGNKQFEMMADQFFVYDASITASLGRVPIWPYTLYFRMPHRCNGNGGNCPSRSHPVWEMVMNELDRRDDPTFDESLPGCHMVDSCSNIQTGEQFARLLRHNFNRHFNSNRAPLGLHFHASWLKSKKEYKEELIKFIEEMIARSDVYFVTMVQVIKWMQQPTELSALRDFQDWKETCDEKGLPYCSLPNACPLTTRELPGETLRLFTCMECPNNYPWLLDPTGDGFSVKK
- the LOC105275634 gene encoding uncharacterized protein LOC105275634 isoform X2 translates to MSPKLIFLLGSLCLLAGTQVRAQDEEGGDGLDANAEELCQDRPGDEYFRLSVEGDCRDVVRCTRSGLKQITCPSGLAFDVDKQTCDWKGKVTNCDKLEKPRKVLPILKTDEPVCPEGKLSCGNGECVDKELFCNGKPDCKDESDENACTVETDPNRAPDCDPTQCVLPDCYCSADGTRIPGNIDPQQVPQMITITFNGAVNVDNIDLYEEVFNGQRQNPNGCQIRGTFFVSHKYTNYSAVQDLHRRGHEIAVFSLTHKEDPQYWSQGTYDDWLAEMAGARLIIERFANITDGSIIGMRAPYLRVGGNKQFEMMADQFFVYDASITASLGRVPIWPYTLYFRMPHRCNGNGGNCPSRSHPVWEMVMNELDRRDDPTFDESLPGCHMVDSCSNIQTGEQFARLLRHNFNRHFNSNRAPLGLHFHASWLKSKKEYKEELIKFIEEMIARSDVYFVTMVQVIKWMQQPTELSALRDFQDWKETCDEKGLPYCSLPNACPLTTRELPGETLRLFTCMECPNNYPWLLDPTGDGFSVKK